The genomic segment CCCGCCGCGCGTGCGCCCTGCACGTTGACGAACAGGTCGTCGACGAACAGCGTCTCCTGCGCGCGCACGTCGAACTGCGCAAGCGCGTGGTCGAAGATCGCGCGGTCCGGTTTGCGCACGCCTAGGACGCCGCTGCACAGCACGCGGCCTTCGAGCATCGGGAACAGCGGCGCGACGATGCGGGGAATCGCATCCAGCATCAGCGCGCCGTTGTTGGTCAGCATGCCGACCTGCACCCTGGTTGCGACCGAAGCGACGAGTTCCAGTGCGAGCGGATCCGCCTGTGTGCCCGCGCATCGCGATGCGATCCAGATGTCCGCATCGATGGTGCAACCAAGACCTGCGCCCAGCTGCTGCAGATAAGACGCCGTATCGAGCACGCCGCTGTCGTAGGCGCGCTCCAGTCCCGAGTTGAACACCACCTCCGATAAGCGCGCCGGCGTGCAGCCAGCGACGCGGGCCAGATGCGCGAGGCGCGCGGCGTGCGAATAGCGCGCCAGCACGCCATCGAAGTCGAACAGCACCAGCCGCAGCGGCGGTGGGGTCATGCGGCGAGTTCGGCGAACGCCTCGCGTGCGGCAGCGATGGTCGCCTCGATCACCGCGGCATCGTGCGCCGACGACATGAAGCCGGCTTCGAACGCCGACGGCGCGAGGAACACGCCACGTTCGAGCATCGCGTGGAAGAAGCGGTTGAACGCGGCGGTATCGCAGGCAATGGCCTGTGCGTAGGTATCGACGCAGGCCGCATCGGTGAAGAACAGGCCGAACATGCCGCCGACGCGCGTGGTGGTGAAGGGCACACCCGCATCGCGCGCCGCGGCTTCAAGACCGTCGCACAGCAGATTCGAACTGGCTTCGAGCGCATCGTGGAAGCCGGGCGCCGACACCAGATCCAGCATCGCCAGGCCAGCGGCCATCGCGACCGGATTGCCGCTTAACGTACCGGCCTGGTAGATCGGCCCGGCCGGCGCGATCTGCTCCATCAGTTCGCGGCATCCGCCATAAGCACCGACCGGCATACCGCCGCCGATGATCTTGCCGAAGGTGCTGAGATCCGGCGTCACGCCGTAACGCGCCTGCGCGCCGCCGAGTGCGACGCGGAAGCCGGTCATCACCTCGTCGAAGATCAGCAGCGCGCCGTGCTGCGTGCACAACTCGCGCAGATGCTGCAGATAGCCTTCACGCGGCGGCAGGCAGTTGGCGTTGCCGACCACGGGTTCGATGATCAGACCAGCGATGTCCGCGCCGACTTCATCGAACAGCGCAGTCGCCGCGTCGAAATCGTTGTAGGGCAGGGTCAGCGTCAGATCGGCCAGCGCTTTGGGCACGCCCGGCGAGGTCGGCACACCAAGGGTGAGCGCGCCGCTGCCGGCCTTGACCAGGAACGAGTCGCCGTGGCCGTGGTAGCAGCCCTCGAACTTGACGATGCAGGTGCGGTCCGTCGCGCCACGCGCGAGGCGGATCGCCGACAGCGTGGCCTCGGTGCCGGAGTTCACCATGCGCACCATTTCCATCGATGGCACCAGCGCGGTCAAGCGCTCGGCCATCGTGATCTCCGCTTCGGTCGGCGCGCCGAACGACAGGCCGCCACCGATCGCGCGCTTGACCGCCTGGCGCACGCTCGCGTGGTTGTGGCCGACGATCATCGGCCCCCACGAGCCCACGTAATCGATGTAGCGGTTGCCGTCGACGTCGAACAGATAGGGACCGTCCGCGCGCTGCACGAAGAAGGGTTCGCCGCCGACCGACTTGAACGCGCGTACCGGCGAATTGACGCCGCCCGGAAGCAGGGTGCGGGCGCGTTCGAACAGGGCATGCGAGCGGGACGTATCCATGGAGACTCCAGAAAGAAAAAGGTTCAAAGGCCGAATGCGGCGCGGTAGGCGTGCGCGGCGGCGGCCGGATGGCGAGCGGCGAAGACGCCGCTGATGACAGCGACGAGATCGGCGCCGGCGGCTGCAAGCTGGCGCGCATTCTCCGGCGTGATGCCGCCGATCGCCACCCGCGGCACGCCGAGCACCTCCGCATCGCGCAGCAGGGATTTGCGCGCGACGCGGGCGTCGGGCTTGGTCGGTGACGGGAAAAACGCGCCGAAGGCGACGTAGCTGGCGCCGGCCTCGACCGCGCGCTGCGCCAAGGTGATGTCGTCGTAGCAGGAGGCGCCGAGGATCGCGTCGGCACCCAGCGCTGCGCGTGCATCGATCAGCGCGCCGTCGTCCTCACCCAGGTGCGCGCCGTCCGCGCCGAGATCCGCAGCGAGCCGCCAGTCGTCATTGACGATCAACGGCACACCGGTCGCGCGGCACAGCGGCAGCAGGGCCTGCACCTGCGCCCGGCGCAACGCGGCATCGGCGCGCTTGTTCCGGTACTGCAGCCACGTGGCGTGCGGCAGCACCGCCGCGACCTGGGCCAGCAGATGGGCGGTCTCGGGCTCATCGGGCGTGAGCAGATACAGGCCGCGTGGCGCGGACGGGGAGGCGTTCATCGACGTGGGTTCCGGTGGGGGGAGCGCGATGGGACAATGCGGCTCCGTTTCCAATGCCGCATGTGGTCATTATCCGATGAACGATCCGACGACGCAGGGCGCCTACCAGACATGGATGTGCGTGGTCTGCGGTTTCATCTACGACGAAGCCGTCGGCATTCCGGACGAGGGCATCGCCCCGGGCACGCGCTGGGAGGATGTGCCCGATACCTGGACCTGTCCCGACTGCGGCGTCACCAAGGACGACTTCGAGATGATGACGCTCTGAGCTGAACCTCAGGGCGCGTCATCGGGCCAGCCGCATGCGCGGGGGCC from the Luteimonas fraxinea genome contains:
- the thiE gene encoding thiamine phosphate synthase; its protein translation is MNASPSAPRGLYLLTPDEPETAHLLAQVAAVLPHATWLQYRNKRADAALRRAQVQALLPLCRATGVPLIVNDDWRLAADLGADGAHLGEDDGALIDARAALGADAILGASCYDDITLAQRAVEAGASYVAFGAFFPSPTKPDARVARKSLLRDAEVLGVPRVAIGGITPENARQLAAAGADLVAVISGVFAARHPAAAAHAYRAAFGL
- the hemL gene encoding glutamate-1-semialdehyde 2,1-aminomutase; translated protein: MDTSRSHALFERARTLLPGGVNSPVRAFKSVGGEPFFVQRADGPYLFDVDGNRYIDYVGSWGPMIVGHNHASVRQAVKRAIGGGLSFGAPTEAEITMAERLTALVPSMEMVRMVNSGTEATLSAIRLARGATDRTCIVKFEGCYHGHGDSFLVKAGSGALTLGVPTSPGVPKALADLTLTLPYNDFDAATALFDEVGADIAGLIIEPVVGNANCLPPREGYLQHLRELCTQHGALLIFDEVMTGFRVALGGAQARYGVTPDLSTFGKIIGGGMPVGAYGGCRELMEQIAPAGPIYQAGTLSGNPVAMAAGLAMLDLVSAPGFHDALEASSNLLCDGLEAAARDAGVPFTTTRVGGMFGLFFTDAACVDTYAQAIACDTAAFNRFFHAMLERGVFLAPSAFEAGFMSSAHDAAVIEATIAAAREAFAELAA
- a CDS encoding HAD family hydrolase, with protein sequence MTPPPLRLVLFDFDGVLARYSHAARLAHLARVAGCTPARLSEVVFNSGLERAYDSGVLDTASYLQQLGAGLGCTIDADIWIASRCAGTQADPLALELVASVATRVQVGMLTNNGALMLDAIPRIVAPLFPMLEGRVLCSGVLGVRKPDRAIFDHALAQFDVRAQETLFVDDLFVNVQGARAAGLHADTVVDARSMRTVLRRYGVLPTGLGAAV